One stretch of Chloroflexota bacterium DNA includes these proteins:
- a CDS encoding DUF3662 domain-containing protein: MSAIVKTLNQIEARLQTLIEGKIAGLFPAQFDKAKLIDELMAALQTGIIEQQGVLTAPDIFHIRTHPQHSLQQIAPEPVTREMSDVLSQAAEQAGVAFRHPPIVDLVQLVNLETEGIEIITAFRGETVGETHAIQVEPEESVENAPPNAFLIVNGSQIFTLDKSVINIGRRNENDLVIDDPRVSRNHAQLRATRGRYTIFDLDSTGGTLVNGNPISQSELFPRDVISIAGVPLVYAQDEVIDTGTTQEYLPKPATDDEHPTRGAIL; encoded by the coding sequence ATGAGTGCAATCGTTAAGACACTAAATCAAATTGAAGCGCGTTTGCAAACCCTGATTGAGGGAAAGATTGCCGGATTATTCCCGGCACAATTCGACAAAGCAAAACTTATTGACGAGTTGATGGCTGCGCTGCAAACCGGAATCATTGAGCAACAAGGTGTTTTAACCGCGCCCGATATCTTTCACATCCGCACGCACCCCCAGCACAGCTTGCAGCAAATTGCACCCGAACCGGTTACACGCGAAATGAGCGACGTTCTCTCCCAGGCAGCCGAACAAGCCGGAGTAGCATTCCGCCACCCCCCAATTGTTGATCTGGTGCAACTCGTCAATTTGGAAACCGAAGGGATTGAAATTATCACGGCTTTCAGGGGTGAAACTGTCGGGGAAACTCACGCCATTCAGGTTGAACCCGAAGAGAGTGTTGAAAACGCCCCGCCCAACGCTTTTTTGATTGTGAATGGCAGTCAGATTTTCACCCTCGACAAATCGGTGATTAATATTGGACGACGCAACGAAAATGATCTGGTCATTGACGATCCGCGGGTTTCACGCAACCACGCCCAACTTCGGGCTACTCGTGGCCGCTACACTATCTTTGATCTGGATTCAACCGGGGGAACTCTGGTAAATGGCAACCCGATTTCGCAAAGCGAACTTTTCCCCAGAGATGTGATCTCGATCGCCGGGGTTCCGCTGGTTTACGCGCAAGACGAAGTTATCGATACAGGTACCACCCAGGAATACCTGCCAAAACCAGCTACGGATGATGAGCACCCCACTCGTGGAGCGATATTATGA
- a CDS encoding Crp/Fnr family transcriptional regulator has translation MNQLAHKLSDKTIFRTLPLSDLDMLASSAIRRPLSSREHLCFQDDIWPYVVFVNSGRLRWVMLSAGGKEHQLFALLPGELFWAHSFFDDAPMPASLVAGKASVIYLWSRDTILPVLYRNPEAMFGITRMLTGIMRRARDIIYGLAFQPVAGRLANFIMSSLDDPEHPTLERDMTLEDMAAVCATSPEVVCRLLYQFQTDGVVQITRTRITINDHDALRHLADMD, from the coding sequence ATGAATCAACTCGCTCACAAACTATCGGATAAAACGATATTTCGCACATTGCCATTATCTGATCTGGATATGTTGGCATCCAGCGCTATCCGGCGTCCATTGAGCTCGCGCGAGCATCTTTGTTTTCAGGACGATATTTGGCCTTATGTTGTGTTTGTTAATTCAGGCAGACTTCGCTGGGTGATGCTTTCTGCGGGCGGCAAAGAGCATCAATTATTTGCATTACTCCCGGGCGAATTATTCTGGGCACATTCATTTTTCGACGATGCACCTATGCCGGCGTCATTGGTGGCGGGGAAAGCCAGTGTGATCTATTTATGGAGCCGAGATACAATCTTGCCAGTCCTGTACCGCAACCCCGAAGCCATGTTTGGAATCACCCGTATGCTCACAGGAATTATGCGGCGGGCTCGCGACATTATTTATGGATTGGCGTTTCAACCTGTTGCTGGCCGTTTGGCGAATTTTATTATGTCGAGTTTGGATGACCCCGAGCATCCCACGCTGGAACGGGATATGACATTGGAAGATATGGCTGCAGTATGTGCGACCTCCCCCGAGGTGGTTTGCCGTTTGTTATATCAATTTCAAACCGATGGGGTGGTACAAATTACCCGCACCCGCATCACAATCAACGATCATGATGCGCTTAGGCACCTGGCCGATATGGACTAA
- a CDS encoding fumarate hydrolyase, which translates to MKELTIPIPDEAIRELKVGEPVALTGIMLTGRDAVHKWMIDTFIKQNRAPEGDDAEVYAAIKPILAGGVIYHCGPVVSGLDTGDYKFVAAGPTTSIREEPYQGDVMHHFNIKGVIGKGGMGAKTLQACQEVPGVYFHAVGGAASLIAQSVQKVLGVYKLDFGVPEAIWVLDVKNFPVVVTMDARGKSLHAEIEGKSRQVLDDLLAKS; encoded by the coding sequence ATGAAAGAACTTACCATCCCCATCCCAGATGAAGCTATCCGCGAACTCAAAGTTGGCGAACCAGTAGCCCTCACTGGCATCATGCTCACCGGGCGCGACGCCGTCCACAAATGGATGATCGACACCTTCATCAAGCAAAACCGCGCCCCTGAGGGTGACGACGCTGAAGTATACGCTGCCATCAAGCCTATTCTGGCGGGCGGTGTAATCTATCACTGTGGGCCGGTGGTTTCCGGTCTGGATACCGGCGACTATAAATTCGTCGCCGCAGGGCCAACCACCAGCATCCGCGAAGAACCCTACCAGGGCGACGTGATGCACCACTTCAATATCAAGGGCGTTATCGGCAAGGGCGGCATGGGGGCGAAAACTCTGCAAGCCTGCCAGGAAGTGCCCGGCGTTTACTTTCACGCCGTGGGTGGCGCAGCCTCGCTCATCGCCCAATCGGTGCAAAAAGTACTCGGTGTCTACAAACTCGATTTCGGCGTCCCTGAGGCCATCTGGGTATTGGATGTGAAAAATTTCCCCGTGGTGGTAACGATGGATGCCCGCGGCAAAAGCCTTCATGCGGAAATCGAAGGAAAGTCGCGACAAGTACTCGACGATTTGCTCGCCAAATCCTGA
- a CDS encoding Crp/Fnr family transcriptional regulator → MNLFEHLSQTSVFSHLVSQEKQHLVDIAIPRTFLAGEWIAHYGSQWPYLFVVEAGRVSAEKESSGGRSLIVIDLGPGEIFWGTGFFLDHAEMPVALIAKEDSRIALWSQERMKPVLLQNGQMSWELARLMVQRMQHASDMVEELAFQPVTGRLAGLLLDRFNSPEGEAVARNMTLDEMAAHIGTTREMVCRQLYKFAGEGAIQINRTEFLISDHRHLEQIAGRKD, encoded by the coding sequence ATGAATTTATTCGAACATCTTTCCCAGACTTCAGTATTTTCCCACCTTGTGTCACAAGAGAAGCAACACCTGGTTGATATCGCGATTCCCCGCACATTTCTGGCGGGTGAGTGGATTGCTCATTATGGTAGTCAGTGGCCGTATCTCTTCGTGGTGGAAGCAGGCCGGGTATCAGCAGAAAAAGAATCGTCAGGAGGGCGCAGTCTGATTGTGATTGATTTAGGGCCAGGAGAAATATTTTGGGGGACTGGATTTTTCCTCGACCATGCGGAGATGCCGGTTGCCTTGATTGCTAAAGAAGATAGCCGCATTGCTTTATGGTCTCAAGAACGTATGAAGCCAGTTTTATTGCAAAATGGTCAAATGTCCTGGGAGTTAGCGCGCCTGATGGTGCAGCGTATGCAGCACGCCAGCGATATGGTTGAAGAATTGGCCTTTCAACCTGTTACCGGGCGATTAGCTGGTTTACTGCTGGATCGTTTTAACAGCCCTGAAGGTGAAGCCGTGGCACGCAATATGACTCTGGACGAAATGGCCGCACATATTGGCACCACGCGCGAGATGGTTTGCAGGCAGTTATATAAATTTGCAGGCGAAGGGGCGATTCAGATCAATCGAACGGAGTTTCTGATTTCAGATCATCGACATTTAGAGCAGATTGCTGGTCGCAAAGACTAA
- a CDS encoding FHA domain-containing protein: MSGIILLGIRILAALALYSFLGWALWLLWRGLQQHPDKVVTAMAVLQIQIQIGEQEQRQQFHASEITIGRAPTCECFINSKTVSTRHARLSFHHGQWWAEDLGSTNGTLLNREKLLEPTVLVLGDILQCGEAIISIQTWNNRPEEESYA, encoded by the coding sequence ATGAGTGGCATTATATTGCTGGGTATCCGCATTCTTGCAGCGCTGGCCTTATACAGCTTTTTGGGTTGGGCATTGTGGCTATTGTGGCGCGGCCTTCAGCAGCATCCTGATAAAGTTGTCACCGCAATGGCGGTATTGCAAATCCAAATTCAGATTGGTGAGCAAGAGCAAAGGCAACAGTTTCATGCCTCGGAAATTACAATCGGGCGCGCCCCGACCTGCGAATGTTTTATCAATTCCAAAACGGTCTCCACACGGCATGCCCGTTTAAGCTTTCATCACGGGCAATGGTGGGCCGAAGACCTCGGCTCGACCAACGGCACATTGCTCAATCGGGAAAAACTTCTGGAACCCACCGTTCTGGTGCTGGGGGATATATTACAATGTGGGGAAGCTATCATTTCTATTCAGACATGGAATAATCGCCCCGAGGAAGAATCGTATGCCTGA
- a CDS encoding FHA domain-containing protein, whose amino-acid sequence MPDPVQTPPPEQETTPSAFLIVDGGQIVPLDRAVITIGRKKDNQIIINNPHVSRHHAQIRNVQQRYLLVDLNSKVGCSVNGKRVEQALLKPGDVISIGGVPLIFGQGADSKKRAQENMHPSANPLTGPTLTTDLKAADDYLALFDDAQE is encoded by the coding sequence ATGCCTGACCCTGTGCAAACGCCCCCGCCCGAACAAGAAACCACCCCATCTGCGTTTCTGATTGTCGACGGCGGTCAAATTGTTCCGCTTGACCGAGCTGTTATCACGATCGGTCGCAAAAAAGATAATCAAATTATCATCAATAATCCGCACGTTTCGCGTCACCACGCTCAAATCCGCAATGTTCAGCAGCGCTATCTTTTGGTTGATCTCAACTCCAAAGTGGGCTGCTCTGTGAATGGCAAGCGCGTTGAACAAGCTCTACTCAAACCCGGCGATGTCATCTCGATTGGGGGTGTGCCACTCATCTTCGGTCAGGGTGCTGATAGCAAAAAGCGCGCCCAGGAAAATATGCACCCTTCAGCGAATCCTCTTACCGGGCCAACCCTCACCACCGATCTCAAAGCTGCAGACGATTATCTGGCGCTATTTGACGATGCGCAAGAATAA
- the mtnP gene encoding S-methyl-5'-thioadenosine phosphorylase: MVDKKPSLAILGGSGFYNMPGLEDQQEYDFETPFGKPSAPVRVGLLEGVPVAFLARHGLGHTLSPSEINYRANIYALKSLGVERVVGISAVGSLRDDYAPGEIVIPDQLFDFTKNRQRSFFGEGLIAHVDVADPFCPQLSQMARTAVEKTGATVHKGGAFITIEGPRFSTRAESNTFRAWGMSLIGMTTSPEAFLAREAELCYAVMAHVTDYDVWHISEAPVSVEMVIKTLNENTKTAQDAVRNLAHSLSARQCQCGQALANALITDPKRIPAETREKLDLLVTKYLP, encoded by the coding sequence ATCGTGGATAAAAAACCTTCGCTCGCTATTTTGGGCGGCTCCGGCTTTTATAATATGCCCGGCTTGGAAGATCAACAAGAATATGACTTCGAAACCCCCTTCGGCAAACCCAGCGCGCCTGTGCGGGTGGGGCTGCTCGAAGGCGTGCCGGTGGCCTTTTTGGCGCGGCACGGTCTGGGGCATACACTCTCGCCCAGCGAGATCAACTACCGCGCCAATATTTACGCCCTCAAATCGCTGGGCGTGGAACGCGTGGTGGGCATCAGCGCCGTCGGTTCGCTGCGCGATGACTATGCCCCTGGCGAAATTGTGATTCCCGATCAGCTTTTCGATTTCACCAAAAACCGACAGCGCAGCTTTTTTGGCGAGGGGTTGATTGCACATGTCGATGTTGCTGATCCTTTCTGCCCGCAACTCTCCCAAATGGCGCGCACCGCCGTTGAGAAAACAGGAGCCACCGTCCACAAGGGCGGCGCCTTCATCACCATCGAAGGGCCGCGTTTCTCCACCCGCGCTGAGTCGAACACATTCCGCGCCTGGGGCATGTCCCTCATCGGCATGACCACCTCCCCCGAGGCTTTTCTCGCCCGCGAAGCCGAGTTATGCTACGCCGTGATGGCCCATGTCACCGATTATGATGTCTGGCATATCAGCGAAGCGCCTGTCAGTGTCGAAATGGTCATTAAAACGCTCAACGAAAATACAAAAACAGCTCAAGATGCTGTGCGCAATCTGGCACACAGCCTGAGCGCACGCCAATGCCAATGCGGGCAGGCGCTTGCCAACGCGCTCATCACTGATCCCAAGCGAATCCCTGCCGAAACGCGGGAAAAGCTGGATTTACTCGTCACCAAATATTTACCCTAA